The following proteins are co-located in the Polymorphospora rubra genome:
- a CDS encoding FGGY-family carbohydrate kinase yields MTQFLGVDIGTTRTKVGCYDTAAGRLVALRHAPTVVEDDAWGGRRDAGRLAASVEDLLAQLLADPAVRVGELAGVCVGSVGEEVVLLAADGTVTAPVLAWYASHGREAKAELAGTRWSGVDETFSVFKLRWLARHLPDAVAAAHSFTCLADFVARDLLADRTAPVFLNVSHASRTGLLDVRGGVLRADALPDLGLPTLALPELVGSATVVGRTTGAGVLPAGVPVVTGGHDHMCGAFGAGVRKPGDVYVSAGTSEAQLLLLDELPDTLEPGIDEGVFVAGGLRFVHRATPSGRYYQAWHNMLYAGVDDDVMWDEIARVVDDVEPAVIDADRRLIRLADLPMDATRADAMASLLKGLAVEAEATTVRLGHLGRTEIADVTIAGVAAGSPVWRRMRQEATHRRLRFVVEPEATVLGVAVLAQLGVTGTADVPAHLTRD; encoded by the coding sequence GTGACCCAGTTCCTCGGGGTGGACATCGGCACCACCCGGACGAAGGTCGGCTGCTACGACACCGCCGCCGGCCGGCTCGTCGCGCTGCGGCACGCCCCCACCGTCGTCGAGGACGACGCGTGGGGCGGCCGGCGCGACGCCGGCCGGCTCGCCGCCTCGGTCGAGGATCTGCTCGCGCAGTTGCTCGCCGATCCCGCCGTACGCGTCGGTGAACTCGCCGGCGTCTGCGTCGGCTCGGTCGGCGAGGAGGTCGTGCTGCTGGCCGCCGACGGCACCGTTACCGCCCCGGTCCTGGCCTGGTACGCCAGCCACGGCCGGGAGGCGAAGGCGGAACTCGCCGGCACCCGCTGGTCCGGGGTGGACGAGACGTTCTCCGTCTTCAAGCTCCGCTGGCTCGCCCGGCACCTGCCCGACGCGGTCGCCGCCGCCCACAGCTTCACCTGCCTCGCCGACTTCGTCGCCCGCGACCTGCTCGCCGACCGGACCGCCCCGGTGTTCCTCAACGTCTCGCACGCGTCGCGGACCGGCCTGCTCGACGTACGCGGGGGAGTGCTGCGTGCCGACGCGCTGCCCGACCTCGGCCTGCCCACCCTCGCGCTGCCGGAGCTGGTCGGCAGCGCCACCGTCGTCGGCCGGACGACCGGCGCGGGCGTGCTGCCGGCCGGGGTACCCGTCGTCACCGGCGGCCACGACCACATGTGCGGCGCGTTCGGTGCCGGCGTACGCAAGCCCGGCGACGTCTACGTCTCCGCCGGCACCTCCGAGGCGCAGCTGCTGCTGCTGGACGAACTGCCGGACACCCTCGAACCCGGCATCGACGAGGGCGTCTTCGTCGCCGGTGGGCTGCGGTTCGTGCACCGGGCCACCCCGTCCGGCCGCTACTACCAGGCGTGGCACAACATGCTCTACGCCGGCGTCGACGACGACGTGATGTGGGACGAGATCGCCCGGGTGGTCGACGACGTCGAACCGGCCGTGATCGACGCCGACCGGCGGCTGATCCGGCTCGCCGACCTGCCGATGGACGCCACCCGCGCCGACGCGATGGCCAGCCTGCTCAAGGGGCTCGCGGTCGAGGCGGAGGCGACGACGGTCCGGCTGGGGCACCTCGGCCGCACCGAGATCGCCGACGTCACCATCGCCGGGGTCGCCGCCGGCTCGCCGGTGTGGCGTCGGATGCGCCAGGAGGCGACGCACCGCCGGCTCCGGTTCGTCGTCGAACCCGAGGCGACGGTGCTCGGCGTGGCCGTACTCGCCCAGCTCGGCGTGACCGGGACGGCGGACGTGCCGGCGCACCTCACCCGCGATTGA
- a CDS encoding 1-phosphofructokinase family hexose kinase: MAAYGFVGGFTGQVIRRGCADLDILDRHIEVEGETRVTPVVIEESTGRSTVLNERGPDITPGEAEKLLAAIAADVRAGDVVVSTGSLPPGCPPDLHARIARSALAAGATAIVDAHGGPLARVIDDVRSAPPAGRLVVKPNVHELAGVLGRDLPDLAAATAAMRDLYDETGATFVVTLGTDGALWIDGAERLAVDTPRVETRNATGSGDSFLAGLAVALGRGDSPADALVLASAMGAANAASLTPDVDPDLVAQLREKVTVTTPGTP, from the coding sequence GTGGCCGCGTACGGCTTCGTCGGCGGCTTCACCGGCCAGGTGATCCGCCGCGGCTGCGCCGACCTCGACATCCTCGACCGGCACATCGAGGTCGAGGGGGAGACCCGGGTGACCCCGGTCGTCATCGAGGAGAGCACCGGGCGGTCGACGGTGCTCAACGAACGCGGCCCCGACATCACGCCCGGCGAGGCGGAGAAGCTGCTCGCCGCGATCGCCGCCGACGTACGGGCCGGTGACGTGGTCGTGTCGACGGGCAGCCTGCCGCCGGGCTGCCCGCCGGACCTGCACGCCCGGATCGCCCGGTCGGCGCTGGCCGCCGGCGCGACCGCGATCGTCGACGCGCACGGCGGGCCGCTCGCCCGGGTCATCGACGACGTCCGGTCGGCGCCGCCGGCCGGCCGACTCGTCGTCAAGCCCAACGTGCACGAGCTGGCCGGCGTGCTCGGCCGGGACCTGCCCGACCTCGCCGCCGCCACCGCCGCGATGCGCGACCTGTACGACGAGACCGGGGCGACGTTCGTCGTCACCCTCGGCACCGACGGTGCACTGTGGATCGACGGCGCCGAGCGGCTGGCGGTCGACACCCCGAGGGTCGAGACCCGCAACGCCACCGGCTCCGGCGACTCGTTCCTGGCCGGCCTCGCCGTGGCGCTCGGGCGTGGCGACAGCCCGGCCGACGCGCTCGTGCTCGCGTCGGCGATGGGCGCGGCGAACGCCGCCTCGCTCACCCCCGACGTCGACCCGGACCTGGTCGCGCAGCTGCGCGAGAAGGTGACCGTCACCACCCCGGGGACGCCGTGA
- a CDS encoding sugar phosphate isomerase/epimerase family protein produces the protein MKPQPFRVHDQRVVRAFVEARRNHTADESRLKFGWSNWGFGTEDLAVSAARLEKNGVRYIELHGNLYSEDLGYKPDETLRILGDHGITVSGICGMVTPNQEFAHNLPHVRARAIEYFRRQAKFAQAVGGSYLLFGAASVGRPTAFDSYEVERSAQTMKLVADDFAAAGIRGAVEPIRPEETSIVHTFEQALRLLDLVDHPAISHLNGDLYHMLSGELHLGATILDHGHRMLNLHMADSNRRALGHGLLDLDVIIMALYAIGYQRGDNYCSAEPLGAGGNPYAAMNLPPQTEKLDELVRVSAETFRQREEEVLGASDEELFALYQIDSE, from the coding sequence ATGAAGCCGCAACCATTCCGCGTCCACGACCAGCGGGTCGTGCGGGCCTTCGTCGAGGCCCGGCGCAACCACACCGCCGACGAGTCCCGGCTGAAGTTCGGCTGGAGCAACTGGGGCTTCGGCACCGAGGACCTCGCCGTGTCCGCGGCCCGCCTGGAAAAGAACGGCGTGCGGTACATCGAACTGCACGGCAACCTCTACTCCGAGGACCTCGGCTACAAGCCGGACGAGACCCTGCGGATCCTCGGCGACCACGGCATCACCGTCTCCGGCATCTGCGGCATGGTGACCCCCAACCAGGAGTTCGCCCACAACCTGCCGCACGTGCGGGCCCGGGCCATCGAGTACTTCCGCCGCCAGGCGAAGTTTGCCCAGGCCGTCGGCGGGTCGTACCTGCTCTTCGGCGCCGCCTCCGTCGGCCGGCCCACCGCCTTCGACTCGTACGAGGTGGAGCGGTCGGCGCAGACCATGAAGCTGGTCGCCGACGACTTCGCCGCCGCCGGCATCCGGGGCGCCGTCGAGCCGATCCGGCCCGAGGAGACCAGCATCGTGCACACCTTCGAGCAGGCGCTGCGGCTGCTCGACCTCGTCGACCACCCGGCGATCTCGCACCTCAACGGCGACCTCTACCACATGCTCAGCGGCGAGCTGCACCTCGGCGCGACGATCCTCGACCACGGTCACCGGATGCTCAACCTGCACATGGCGGACTCGAACCGCCGTGCGCTCGGCCACGGCCTGCTCGACCTCGACGTGATCATCATGGCCCTGTACGCCATCGGCTACCAGCGCGGCGACAACTACTGCTCCGCCGAGCCGCTCGGTGCCGGCGGCAACCCGTACGCTGCGATGAACCTGCCGCCGCAGACCGAGAAGCTCGACGAACTCGTCCGCGTCTCGGCGGAGACGTTCCGGCAGCGCGAGGAAGAGGTGCTCGGTGCCAGCGACGAGGAACTCTTCGCCCTCTACCAGATCGACTCCGAGTAA
- a CDS encoding ABC transporter permease, with amino-acid sequence MSATTVAKQPGRSWKDSALAIVKRQETGLLGVIIVLGLLVSLANENFLTRDNLYNVLQTVVVIGIIAIGQTFILIGKEIDLSVGSVLALSAVSAGAAFGSGVNPWLAMLIGIGVGALSGLAVGTVVVLGRVSSFIVTLGMLSIARGLTQLLTGGLPQAMPRELSFIGQGRIFGGIPVSVVIFLVLVILGQLLLTRTVFGLRVTAVGDNDTAARTGGIPVGRTRILSFMLIGTLAGVAGIVFATQVGVAEAQAGMGYELDVIAAAVIGGASLSGGRGSIIGAFLGACLLGVLRNAFILLALSPFLQQLSIGLVIVLAALFDQWRQGNLRHLHPKALTRRFAGRKA; translated from the coding sequence ATGTCAGCCACCACCGTTGCGAAGCAGCCGGGGCGGTCCTGGAAGGACAGCGCGCTGGCGATCGTCAAGCGCCAGGAAACCGGCCTGCTCGGCGTCATCATCGTGCTCGGCCTGCTGGTGAGCCTGGCCAACGAGAACTTCCTGACCCGGGACAACCTCTACAACGTCCTGCAGACGGTGGTGGTCATCGGCATCATCGCCATCGGGCAGACCTTCATCCTGATCGGCAAGGAGATCGACCTCTCCGTCGGCTCCGTGCTCGCCCTCTCGGCCGTCTCCGCCGGGGCGGCGTTCGGCAGCGGGGTGAACCCCTGGCTGGCGATGCTCATCGGTATCGGCGTCGGCGCGCTGTCGGGTCTCGCCGTCGGCACCGTCGTCGTCCTCGGCCGGGTCAGCTCGTTCATCGTCACCCTGGGCATGCTCTCCATCGCCCGGGGCCTCACCCAGCTGCTCACCGGCGGCCTGCCGCAGGCGATGCCGCGCGAGCTGTCCTTCATCGGCCAGGGCCGGATCTTCGGCGGCATCCCGGTAAGCGTGGTCATCTTCCTGGTCCTGGTGATTCTCGGCCAGCTCCTGCTGACCCGCACAGTCTTCGGCCTGCGGGTCACCGCGGTCGGTGACAACGACACCGCCGCCCGCACCGGCGGCATCCCGGTCGGCCGGACCCGCATCCTCAGCTTCATGCTCATCGGCACGCTCGCCGGTGTCGCCGGCATCGTCTTCGCCACCCAGGTCGGCGTCGCCGAGGCCCAGGCCGGCATGGGGTACGAGCTGGACGTCATCGCCGCCGCCGTCATCGGTGGCGCCAGCCTCTCCGGCGGCCGCGGCTCGATCATCGGCGCCTTCCTCGGCGCCTGCCTGCTCGGCGTGCTGCGCAACGCGTTCATCCTGCTCGCGCTGTCGCCGTTCCTCCAGCAGCTGTCGATCGGTCTGGTCATCGTCCTCGCCGCCCTGTTCGACCAGTGGCGCCAGGGCAACCTCCGGCACCTGCACCCCAAGGCACTGACCCGCCGCTTCGCCGGCCGCAAGGCCTGA
- a CDS encoding sugar ABC transporter ATP-binding protein, protein MKPTQVDDVKPAALAAAGLAKSFGAVKALRDVSLEFPAGQVTGLLGENGAGKSTLIRLCSGQMQPDRGHLTLNGEQVSFGSPLEAIAAGVVVVNQEPLLISELTIADNLFLYDLGERPAYGLARRGENVHKARELLDRLQMADYLPDPATLCRDLSAASRQMVDIVRALSRQPKVLFLDEPNSSLTHEESERLFAVMRKLRDEGVAVVLVSHRLAEVYSIVDNVIVLRDGTFVAAGPPDEIDQKRAVALMAGEKKRAVVAEVVAERAEGIETAEVALQVTGLTGEGFTDIDFNVRRGEIIGMAGLVGAGRTEIAEAVIGLRPVDRGQITVGGRTVRISGPGRAQRLGIAYVAEERRTEVFHAQSVGYNITARILSTLGHLGWVSGRRATATARDLARRFGVKAASTEAPITSLSGGNQQKVLLARALAAKPKVLILDEPTRGVDVGTKAEIYATLRELAHGEGLAVWFISSELEEVVELADRVVVIRQGRVTRDAPNNAGPNPIVAAAMGATEG, encoded by the coding sequence ATGAAGCCCACCCAGGTGGACGACGTCAAGCCGGCGGCCCTCGCGGCCGCCGGCCTGGCGAAGTCGTTCGGCGCGGTCAAGGCACTGCGCGACGTGTCGCTCGAGTTTCCGGCCGGCCAGGTCACCGGACTCCTCGGTGAGAACGGCGCCGGCAAGTCCACGCTCATCCGGCTGTGCTCCGGCCAGATGCAGCCGGACCGCGGGCACCTCACGCTCAACGGCGAGCAGGTCTCCTTCGGTTCGCCACTGGAGGCGATCGCCGCCGGCGTCGTCGTGGTCAACCAGGAGCCGCTGCTGATCAGCGAGCTGACCATCGCCGACAACCTGTTCCTGTACGACCTCGGCGAGCGCCCGGCGTACGGGCTGGCCCGGCGCGGGGAGAACGTGCACAAGGCCCGGGAACTGCTCGACCGGCTCCAGATGGCCGACTACCTGCCCGACCCGGCGACGCTGTGCCGCGACCTGTCGGCGGCGTCGCGCCAGATGGTCGACATCGTCCGGGCCCTGTCCCGCCAGCCGAAGGTCCTCTTCCTCGACGAGCCCAACTCCAGCCTCACCCACGAGGAGTCCGAGCGGCTCTTCGCGGTGATGCGCAAGCTGCGCGACGAGGGGGTGGCGGTGGTGCTGGTCAGCCACCGGCTGGCCGAGGTCTATTCGATCGTCGACAACGTGATCGTGCTGCGCGACGGCACCTTCGTCGCCGCCGGCCCGCCCGACGAGATCGACCAGAAGCGGGCCGTCGCGCTGATGGCCGGCGAGAAGAAGCGGGCGGTCGTCGCCGAGGTGGTCGCCGAGCGGGCCGAGGGCATCGAGACCGCCGAGGTCGCCCTCCAGGTGACCGGCCTGACCGGTGAGGGCTTCACCGACATCGACTTCAACGTCCGCCGTGGCGAGATCATCGGCATGGCCGGTCTGGTCGGCGCCGGCCGTACCGAGATCGCCGAGGCCGTCATCGGGCTCCGTCCGGTCGACCGCGGCCAGATCACCGTCGGCGGGCGGACGGTACGCATCTCCGGTCCCGGCCGGGCCCAGCGGCTCGGTATCGCGTACGTCGCCGAGGAACGCCGTACCGAGGTGTTCCACGCGCAGAGCGTCGGCTACAACATCACCGCCCGGATCCTGTCGACGCTGGGCCACCTGGGTTGGGTGTCGGGGCGCCGGGCCACCGCGACCGCCCGCGACCTCGCCCGGCGCTTCGGCGTCAAGGCCGCCTCCACCGAGGCACCGATCACCTCGCTGTCCGGCGGCAACCAGCAGAAGGTGCTGCTCGCCCGCGCGCTGGCCGCCAAGCCGAAGGTGCTGATCCTGGACGAGCCGACCCGCGGCGTCGACGTCGGCACCAAGGCCGAGATCTACGCGACGCTGCGCGAACTCGCCCACGGGGAAGGGCTCGCGGTCTGGTTCATCTCCTCCGAGCTGGAGGAGGTCGTCGAACTCGCCGACCGCGTCGTCGTCATCCGGCAGGGCCGGGTGACCCGTGACGCCCCGAACAACGCCGGACCCAACCCCATCGTCGCCGCGGCGATGGGTGCTACCGAAGGATGA
- a CDS encoding sugar ABC transporter substrate-binding protein, translating into MSSRTRVKAVTRGAAALLAVTLFATACGGGGGSDDGPSDPIAGRPTPTDQAADGEVRIAMIGFANNPYWVNVKAGADYANRVLSDKDGSVTWIVAGENIDVQTVSSAIRAADAQGYDGVGFFIAGEGNCADIQTLSGKGKKVGAYNTLFDCVEGSGGTVNYAQEQYKAGQLAAEEMIKASNGQTGKVGIIVSQFTAPGSEQRRQGFVDGLAGSNLTPVSQGVEARDSASNTFTAAQNYLQSNADLLGIYATAGGPFGAAQAVAAAGKQDTVKVIGYDISTENIAAIKDGSMYGVIGQDAFGQGYNVAIELFNAAVTGQNPSPVAQEANAPFVTAENLAEHDPSVLPLGAVGAS; encoded by the coding sequence ATGTCTTCCCGAACACGAGTAAAGGCGGTCACCCGCGGCGCCGCCGCACTGCTGGCCGTGACCCTCTTCGCGACCGCGTGCGGTGGCGGCGGCGGATCCGACGACGGGCCGAGCGACCCGATCGCCGGCCGGCCCACCCCGACCGACCAGGCCGCCGACGGCGAGGTCCGGATCGCGATGATCGGCTTCGCGAACAACCCGTACTGGGTGAACGTGAAGGCCGGCGCCGACTATGCCAACCGGGTGCTGTCCGACAAGGACGGCAGCGTCACCTGGATCGTCGCGGGTGAGAACATCGACGTCCAGACCGTGTCCAGCGCCATCCGCGCCGCCGACGCCCAGGGCTACGACGGCGTCGGGTTCTTCATCGCCGGCGAGGGCAACTGCGCCGACATCCAGACGCTGTCCGGCAAGGGCAAGAAGGTCGGCGCCTACAACACCCTCTTCGACTGCGTCGAGGGCTCCGGCGGCACCGTCAACTACGCCCAGGAGCAGTACAAGGCCGGCCAACTCGCGGCCGAGGAGATGATCAAGGCCTCCAACGGCCAGACCGGCAAGGTCGGCATCATCGTCAGCCAGTTCACCGCGCCCGGCTCCGAGCAGCGCCGCCAGGGCTTCGTCGACGGCCTGGCGGGCTCCAACCTGACCCCGGTCAGCCAGGGTGTCGAGGCCCGGGACTCGGCCTCGAACACCTTCACCGCGGCGCAGAACTACCTGCAGTCGAACGCCGACCTGCTCGGCATCTACGCCACCGCGGGTGGCCCGTTCGGCGCGGCCCAGGCCGTCGCCGCCGCCGGCAAGCAGGACACCGTCAAGGTGATCGGCTACGACATCAGCACCGAGAACATCGCGGCCATCAAGGACGGCTCGATGTACGGCGTCATCGGCCAGGACGCCTTCGGTCAGGGCTACAACGTCGCGATCGAACTGTTCAACGCCGCCGTCACCGGCCAGAACCCCAGCCCGGTGGCGCAGGAGGCCAACGCGCCCTTCGTCACGGCGGAGAACCTGGCCGAGCACGACCCGTCGGTGCTGCCGCTCGGTGCCGTGGGCGCCTCCTGA
- a CDS encoding DeoR/GlpR family DNA-binding transcription regulator → MNVSARRREIADLVHAAGRVEAAELSARFAVNSETIRRDLSALEAAGDLQRVHGGAVARTTLAVEGRVSGRIAERRAEKIAIARAAAREIPPFGAIFIEAGSTTGHLAKLLPDRGDLLIVTNALQIALELTDLGRSTVMTIGGRVRPASYAEVDAWALERLAQLRFDVAFVGANAIDTTWGLSTPDPGEAAVKSAILASAQKAVLMTDHTKFGLRAACRYGAIGDVDLIVTDRGIGSATVDDLRALGTEVRLADG, encoded by the coding sequence ATGAACGTGTCCGCCCGCCGTCGTGAGATCGCCGACCTCGTACATGCCGCCGGCCGGGTCGAGGCGGCCGAACTGTCGGCCCGTTTCGCGGTCAACTCCGAGACGATCCGCCGCGACCTCTCCGCGCTCGAAGCCGCCGGCGATCTCCAGCGGGTCCACGGCGGTGCCGTCGCCCGCACCACCCTCGCCGTCGAGGGCCGGGTCTCCGGCCGCATCGCCGAGCGTCGCGCCGAGAAGATCGCGATAGCCCGCGCCGCCGCCCGGGAGATCCCACCGTTCGGCGCCATCTTCATCGAGGCCGGATCGACCACCGGACACCTCGCCAAGCTGCTGCCCGACCGGGGCGACCTGCTCATCGTCACCAACGCCCTGCAGATCGCCCTCGAACTGACCGACCTGGGCCGCTCGACGGTCATGACCATCGGCGGCCGGGTACGTCCGGCCAGCTACGCCGAGGTCGACGCCTGGGCCCTCGAACGGCTCGCCCAACTGCGCTTCGACGTCGCCTTCGTCGGGGCCAACGCCATCGACACGACCTGGGGGCTCTCCACCCCGGACCCCGGCGAAGCCGCGGTCAAGTCGGCCATCCTCGCCTCGGCCCAGAAGGCCGTACTGATGACCGACCACACGAAGTTCGGCCTGCGGGCCGCCTGCCGGTACGGCGCGATCGGGGACGTCGACCTCATCGTGACCGACCGGGGGATCGGGAGCGCGACCGTGGACGACCTGCGGGCGCTCGGCACGGAGGTCCGCCTCGCTGATGGCTGA
- a CDS encoding glucose-6-phosphate isomerase family protein — MSEPLPGPALVIKPEGMTGRTGRYEKRLSDLDGLFADAEAFAARLATEADRVIYHVDEFRPSGAAGDLITGISTLSAGRVGAEFHMTRGHIHAQHDRTEIYHCLSGHGLMLMETLDGQTVVTELRPGVVAYVPPVHIHRSVNLGDEDLVTLFCYPADAGQDYGIIARSGGMRHRAVADGTGWRLEENSGYVPR, encoded by the coding sequence GTGTCCGAACCCCTGCCCGGCCCGGCACTCGTCATCAAGCCCGAGGGGATGACGGGTCGCACCGGCCGCTACGAGAAGAGGCTGTCCGATCTCGACGGACTGTTCGCCGACGCCGAGGCGTTCGCCGCCCGCCTGGCGACCGAGGCCGACCGGGTGATCTACCACGTCGACGAGTTCCGGCCCTCGGGCGCGGCCGGCGACCTGATCACCGGCATCTCGACGCTGTCCGCCGGCCGGGTCGGCGCCGAGTTCCACATGACCCGCGGGCACATCCACGCCCAGCACGACCGGACCGAGATCTACCACTGCCTGTCCGGCCACGGGCTGATGCTGATGGAGACCCTCGACGGGCAGACCGTCGTCACCGAGCTGCGGCCCGGCGTCGTCGCGTACGTGCCGCCGGTGCACATCCACCGCAGCGTCAACCTAGGCGACGAGGACCTCGTCACGCTGTTCTGCTACCCGGCCGACGCCGGGCAGGACTACGGCATCATCGCCCGCTCCGGTGGTATGCGGCACCGGGCCGTCGCCGATGGCACGGGGTGGCGACTGGAGGAGAACAGCGGCTATGTCCCCCGGTGA
- the deoC gene encoding deoxyribose-phosphate aldolase, producing the protein MSPGELTGPALARMVDISAVQAQHGRADVEELARHALSGDFVAAHVLPSWLPVLRPLLDGSTTNAGSPVGFPSGGSATPVKVTEARWLLDAGVQEMDVVMNVGLVRSGELAAATRDVAAVLEAVDGRVPVKVILEVGLLDAGQLRDAARVAVDAGAESLKTGTGWQGIATTPGHVRAMREIAGPDREIKASGGIRSLEQVHALLDAGATRFGINTAYAVRLVAEAGGTAS; encoded by the coding sequence ATGTCCCCCGGTGAGCTGACCGGGCCGGCCCTGGCCCGCATGGTCGACATCAGTGCCGTACAGGCGCAGCACGGTCGCGCCGACGTCGAGGAACTGGCCCGGCACGCGCTGTCCGGGGACTTCGTCGCCGCCCACGTGCTGCCGTCGTGGCTGCCCGTGCTGCGGCCGCTGCTCGACGGGTCGACGACCAACGCCGGCTCCCCGGTCGGCTTCCCGTCCGGCGGCTCGGCCACCCCGGTCAAGGTCACCGAGGCCCGGTGGCTGCTCGACGCCGGTGTGCAGGAGATGGACGTCGTCATGAACGTCGGCCTGGTCCGCTCCGGTGAGCTGGCCGCCGCCACCCGCGACGTCGCCGCCGTACTCGAGGCCGTCGACGGGCGCGTACCGGTCAAGGTCATCCTCGAGGTCGGCCTGCTCGACGCGGGTCAACTGCGCGACGCCGCCCGGGTCGCCGTCGACGCCGGCGCCGAGTCGCTGAAGACCGGGACCGGCTGGCAGGGCATCGCGACCACGCCCGGGCACGTCCGCGCCATGCGGGAGATCGCCGGACCGGACCGGGAGATCAAGGCGTCCGGCGGCATCCGGTCCCTGGAGCAGGTGCACGCCCTGCTCGACGCCGGCGCGACCCGGTTCGGCATCAACACCGCGTACGCCGTACGGCTGGTGGCGGAGGCCGGAGGGACCGCGTCGTGA
- a CDS encoding shikimate dehydrogenase family protein gives MTAETLTPDTLRPATSPTMYFVGVTTGSSAIHRVFAAWRPLLGLDDVELVGIDVPVGAEPAVYRRVVAHLRDDELSRGALVTTHKLDLYAASTDLLRRVNDDAARLREVSALVARDGWIDGHALDTITSQLSLQAIVPRLAGRDVLVMGAGGAALALCDYFAHRAGTDAPGRVVVTDIADHRLASIRTDIGGGNPAIEWVTHRLSPGDTHDELLAGLAPGAVVVNATGMGKDRPGSPLTDAAVFPSGGYAWEFNYRGELGFLRQARARADADGLTVEDGWRYFVHGWTRAVDAVFDLGIPTAGPDFERLYDAAQEVR, from the coding sequence GTGACCGCCGAGACCCTGACCCCGGACACGCTGCGCCCGGCCACGAGCCCGACGATGTACTTCGTCGGCGTCACCACCGGCTCGTCCGCGATCCACCGGGTCTTCGCCGCCTGGCGGCCGCTGCTCGGCCTCGACGACGTCGAACTCGTCGGCATCGACGTACCGGTCGGCGCCGAGCCGGCCGTCTACCGGCGGGTGGTCGCGCACCTGCGCGACGACGAACTCTCCCGCGGCGCCCTGGTCACCACCCACAAGCTCGACCTGTACGCGGCCAGCACCGACCTGCTGCGGCGGGTCAACGACGACGCCGCCCGGCTGCGCGAGGTCAGCGCCCTGGTGGCCCGCGACGGCTGGATCGACGGCCACGCGCTGGACACCATCACCAGCCAACTGTCGTTGCAGGCCATCGTGCCGCGGCTCGCCGGGCGCGACGTCCTGGTGATGGGGGCCGGCGGTGCCGCCCTCGCGCTCTGCGACTACTTCGCCCACCGGGCCGGCACCGACGCCCCCGGCCGGGTCGTGGTCACCGACATCGCCGACCACCGGCTCGCCTCGATCCGGACCGACATCGGCGGCGGCAATCCCGCGATCGAGTGGGTGACGCACCGCCTCTCCCCCGGCGATACGCACGACGAGCTGCTCGCCGGCCTCGCCCCCGGCGCCGTGGTCGTCAACGCCACCGGCATGGGCAAGGACCGGCCCGGTTCGCCGCTGACCGACGCCGCCGTCTTCCCGTCCGGCGGGTACGCCTGGGAGTTCAACTACCGCGGTGAACTCGGGTTCCTGCGGCAGGCGCGGGCCCGGGCCGACGCCGACGGGCTGACCGTCGAGGACGGCTGGCGCTACTTCGTACACGGCTGGACCCGGGCCGTCGACGCCGTCTTCGACCTGGGCATCCCGACCGCCGGGCCGGACTTCGAGCGGCTGTACGACGCCGCGCAGGAGGTGCGGTGA
- a CDS encoding MBL fold metallo-hydrolase — MTVRARWLGQAGFQLTYGDAHLLVDPYLSDSLARKYAGTLFPHVRLRPAPVTVAGLPPVHAVLCSHAHTDHMDPDTLAPLLAAQPATRLACPRPVRDEALRRSAVPADRIDPLADGERVGYGPFTVTAVPAAHETRVRDDNGDDRFLGYVVEAGGVRVYHSGDCVPFEGQAERLRDLGVDVALLPVNGRDAHRLGNGVPGNFDFAEAVDLCVRAGIGILVPHHWGMFAFNTVDPDGFDLDLAARGGVAVRVPGHGGTLDLAAGR, encoded by the coding sequence GTGACGGTGCGGGCCAGGTGGTTGGGGCAGGCGGGATTCCAACTCACGTACGGCGACGCGCACCTGCTCGTCGACCCGTACCTGTCGGACTCGCTGGCCCGCAAGTACGCCGGCACGCTCTTCCCGCACGTCCGGCTGCGTCCCGCCCCGGTCACCGTCGCCGGCCTGCCGCCGGTGCACGCCGTGCTCTGCTCGCACGCGCACACCGACCACATGGACCCCGACACCCTCGCCCCGCTGCTGGCCGCGCAGCCCGCGACCCGGCTCGCCTGCCCCCGCCCGGTGCGTGACGAGGCGCTGCGCCGCTCCGCCGTACCGGCCGACCGGATCGACCCGCTCGCCGACGGCGAGCGGGTCGGCTACGGGCCGTTCACCGTCACGGCGGTCCCGGCCGCGCACGAGACCCGGGTACGCGACGACAACGGCGACGACCGGTTCCTCGGGTACGTCGTCGAGGCCGGTGGCGTGCGCGTCTACCACTCCGGCGACTGCGTGCCCTTCGAAGGGCAGGCCGAACGGCTGCGTGACCTCGGTGTCGACGTGGCGCTGCTGCCGGTCAACGGCCGCGACGCCCACCGGCTCGGGAACGGGGTCCCCGGCAACTTCGACTTCGCCGAGGCGGTCGACCTGTGCGTCCGCGCCGGCATCGGAATCCTGGTGCCACATCATTGGGGCATGTTTGCCTTCAACACCGTCGATCCGGACGGCTTCGACCTCGACCTGGCCGCCCGTGGCGGCGTCGCCGTACGCGTACCCGGGCACGGCGGCACCCTCGACCTGGCGGCCGGCCGATGA